In one window of Clavelina lepadiformis chromosome 4, kaClaLepa1.1, whole genome shotgun sequence DNA:
- the LOC143452388 gene encoding uncharacterized protein LOC143452388 isoform X4 codes for MINLTTAASMEADERREVEEEGKTIGESPDSGFLKLNIELGRGSFKTVYKGLDTDTGVAVAWCELHHHKLSKSDQLHFRKEAELLKGLQHPNIVRFYDSWDQPQNGKKCIILVTELMTSGTLKTYLKRFKSMKPKVLRSWCRQILKGLNFLHTRKPPIIHRDLKCDNIFITGPTGSVKIGDLGLATLKRTSFAKSVIGTPEFMAPEMYEEHYDESIDIYAFGMCMLEMITGDYPYYECLNAAQIFRKVTQGVLPESYGKVQDEEEKRIISNCIQRDKTKRYTTQQLLIEPFFAEVTGVKVVLISQHEPNGVSEMNPVDAESRRSSDVVTLRLIIEDAQKLKQKHKDDEDVEFEFDIIKDIPVEVAKDMVQNGILHVDDVNIVAKSITLCLTNIKRERRIEEEKRQQQNENFEKQQQLAQQKIQQQQQQQQQQIQEIVVVSQQEQFPYQRENQFLSSPLSLSPTQQPIQQMQLQKQQNITNGHQPQQQHQMQFHIEEKKHRKQKENIKIKQQLGQQQIQQQQQRIQFQQVLKVPQQEQFLLQHENQFPGTQVFQPPPRQPIQQNVRNGNQVPPQFQQQHVKQTNKPQQQPIFCQLSTAANCEQATTNKSIIHLPSHCNVLHSAASQLQLTSSNMRSVQQANLVHLKKEVYSNGTGDRSAKDHKGDKNSPRPKKNGTSYDKVRVILIQIDGVDINQNAPLVADGVADHFEIKDGENGVVSCGETEVSQTGFKNGDLQTLTIKCQLERQGQEVFDFIAHMNVESASDVANRLILQNVLLEENRFSFMEQLASIYKKVQDGEFDGKPRLTVVSLNYIKENQVKVECLLTTYNLQTVTFKFIVDENAPDEIAAKMNRANYLRGSHMEAFKAEVRSVCVEAKKIIECCNIDLDKRKQELNYVYSPHLQVSPAPVLAAATNTKNVDISAPKSHLDKYKTAEKKFVLGSPELKLGDEISLYQLESDSGLPKTIIQSQTKASVADMTSPHQSTDIVRDICNGHDLPMNLSLQRSSNKSNTASLASTGSVMNVTSSLLQVNQNITLPATANSVTSSKDEVEPKFCIKKIKPVTTNSVNSQFSNVSSCEVTFMAQASHSKSSSLHQSLLIEPIQQLSQNHANSVADLVPPASADEAFDLQNYAADVNGHYTSTSRVTTDTSISLLDNESLSTAYALDTRFSFIAKSTIPELPVTLDHFVSSVPDEKNKKLNTVDLHKQICAQSFPEGTEEVFHPSHVENPILPASLKFPASAANSAAANIQSIIDHSELSSSTQSVSGHTTNTSVSTVVECPENTTLSQVISQPSLSISQANVLSESAALYISNGPGNTVEPVEVAQSLPVILSQTKPSVQDLNREICIQDTNKCFQNIRELNQFNPERAVDSSLYVSEPSVKALQEGSCGQLEASLRKDITSARLKVATTAVPSAQNGLGRFQVTKVQDKLSEMFLEHLETLDINSNTETSTASLNQLIPPARCSSNNTNGTSLVSIGSITNDTMTNMQQVKQNAKWPGTSNIMVTSQKGIGSICSVKESKSVIVQSVNRHLADVLCSQATVKSQASSNKLSPLAQSASSGQPQQQAQSYTKFVVNSIPPASVNETAHFQRNHFTAHANGYSTVTSNMTTDTPSKLPDHEFLGSDYATSCESSVPSKTKPSVPVTLGQSVAYMPDSLMIPTMEKNKVFNILSHAQSASESPDREILGQNVSELKKIESENVVESDSLYDITHKESNRLFDAGLKENGSPTGLQAAATSMPAANTSLNRFQVKKVSDKIRQSFTKTFKTSQTSLNCSETMGHAVENGDVMNGSHTNDKALSEHGKQSQYSTPFFDRFQISPSSFSQDLNGPAEYMVPSTSHDQLHFRFRKKSTPIKVPKKRDGERIPNPSETSHASDSIIQQDRQSDQQQQYVIYPMYVLDPYVFSQVEAQQNQTLSTSRYRSSSSSVGHIPTIQQCVSMETLGPRYNNVNQSCPSNHGPMPMSSRSRVLPTYEDEEDDDDDEEDDDDDALMNLLRSNQRELEELVRKQRLEIDKVQRSKRKQQKRLKYIARTAKGESNNVHIHDSSRVDAHVPCTPCATQPTTLDEPGSGKDVVPNFSSS; via the exons atgataAATTTAACAACAGCAGCTTCAATGGAAGCAGATGAAAGGAGGGAAGTAGAAGAGGAAGGGAAGACGATTGGCGAGTCACCAGACTCAGGATTTCTAAAACTTAACATAGAATTGGGAAGAGGAAGCTTTAAGACCGTGTACAAAGGGTTGGACACTGATACTGGAGTAGCTGTGGCTTGGTGTGAGCTGCAT CACcacaaactttcaaaaagTGATCAACTCCATTTTCGTAAAGAAGCTGAACTGTTGAAAGGTCTTCAACATCCTAATATAGTTCGCTTTTATGATTCTTGGGACCAACCACAAAATGGAAAGAAGTGCATCATTCTTGTTACTGAATTAATGACATCTGGAACATTGAAAAC GTATTTAAAGCGTTTCAAATCTATGAAACCCAAAGTACTTCGTAGCTGGTGTAGACAAATCTTAAAAGGTCTTAATTTTTTGCACACTCGCAAACCTCCCATTATTCATCGTGATTTAAAGTGTGACAACATCTTTATTACTGGTCCTACTGGTTCAGTCAAAATTGGAGATCTCGGACTTGCAACATTAAAGAGAACGTCATTTGCAAAAAGTGTGATAG gtaCTCCAGAATTCATGGCTCCTGAAATGTATGAGGAACACTATGATGAGAGTATTGACAtatatgcctttggaatgTGTATGTTGGAAATGATAACAGGAGATTATCCGTATTATGAATGCCTTAATGCTGCACAAATTTTTCGCAAAGTAACTCAG GGTGTTCTACCAGAAAGCTATGGTAAAGTGCAAGACGAAGAGGAAAAACGCATTATTTCAAACTGCATTCAACGTGACAAAACCAAAAG GTATACTACTCAGCAACTTCTGATCGAGCCTTTCTTTGCCGAAGTGACTGGTGTGAAGGTAGTGCTTATATCACAGCATGAACCAAATGGTGTTTCTGAGATGAATCCAGTTGATGCAGAATCCAGGAGGTCAAGTGATGTAGTTACTTTGAGATTGATCATAGAAGATGCCCAGAAACTCAAACAAAAGCATAAGGATGATGAGGATGTAGAGTTTGAATTTGACATCATCAAAGATATTCCAGTTGAAGTTGCAAAAGATATG GTACAAAATGGAATCTTACACGTTGATGACGTTAATATTGTTGCAAAATCTATTACTTTGTGTCTGACCAACATCAAGCGTGAGAGACGTATAGAGGAAGAGAAACGCcaacaacaaaatgaaaatttcgaaaaacagcaacaactGGCTCagcaaaaaattcaacaacaacaacagcaacaacaacagcaaattCAAGAAATTGTTGTAGTGTCTCAACAAGAGCAGTTTCCTTATCAACGTGAAAACCAGTTTCTCTCTTCGCCCTTAAGTCTAAGTCCAACACAGCAGCCAATTCAACAAATGcagctgcaaaaacaacaaaatataacgAATGGGCATCAACcacaacaacaacatcaaATGCAGTTTCATATCGAGGAAAAGAAACAccgaaaacaaaaagaaaatattaaaataaagcaaCAGCTTGGTCAGCAACaaattcaacaacaacaacaacgaATACAGTTTCAGCAAGTTCTTAAAGTTCCTCAACAAGAGCAGTTCCTTCTTCAACACGAAAACCAGTTTCCAGGTACACAGGTATTTCAACCTCCACCACGGCAGCCAATTCAACAAAATGTAAGGAATGGGAATCAAGTACCTCCACAATTTCAACAGCAGCATGTAAAGCAG ACAAACAAACCTCAACAGCAGCCAATTTTTTGCCAGTTGTCAACGGCAGCCAATTGTGAACAAGCAACCACTAATAAGTCGATTATTCACTTACCCAGCCATTGTAATGTGCTGCACTCTGCAG CTTCTCAACTACAGTTGACATCAAGTAATATGAGAAGTGTTCAGCAAGCAAATCTTGTACATCTTAAGAAAGAGGTCTACAGCAATGGCACAGGTGATAGGTCAGCAAAAGATCACAAAGGTGACAAAAATTCCCCACGTCCAAAGAAAAATGGAACTTCTTATGACAAAGTTAGAGTTATTTTGATTCAG ATTGATGGCGTGGATATCAACCAAAATGCACCACTGGTAGCGGATGGAGTGGCTGATCATTTTGAAATCAAAGATGGTGAAAATGGAGTAGTTTCTTGTGGGGAAACTGAAGTGAGCCAGACAGGTTTTAAAAATGGCGACTTGCAAACACTCACCATTAAATGTCAACTTGAACGTCAAGGCCAG GAGGTATTCGATTTTATAGCTCATATGAATGTGGAATCAGCATCTGATGTTGCCAACagattaattttgcaaaacgttctactAGAAGAAAATCGTTTCAGTTTTATGGAACAGTTGGCTTCCATTTACAAGAAG GTTCAAGATGGTGAGTTTGATGGTAAGCCTCGTCTTACAGTTGTTAGTCTTAATTACATTAAAGAAAATCAGGTTAAAGTTGAATGCCTTTTAACGACATACAATCTCCAAACTGTCACATTCAAG TTTATCGTTGATGAAAATGCACCTGATGAAATAGCAGCCAAGATGAACCGAGCAAACTATTTAAGGGGAAGCCACATGGAAGCTTTTAAGGCAGAAGTCAGAAGTGTCTGTGTGGAagccaaaaaaattattgaatgCTGCAACATAGACCTGGACAAACGAAAGCAGGAGTTGAACTATGTCTATTCACCTCATCTTCAAGTTTCACCCGCTCCAGTCCTAGCAGCTGCCACAAACACAAAGAATGTGGACATATCAGCACCAAAATCTCACCTCGACAAATATAAAACAGctgaaaagaaatttgttcTTGGTTCGCCTGAACTTAAGTTAGGAGATGAGATTTCACTTTACCAGCTTGAATCAGATTCTGGATTGCCCAAAACCATCATTCAATCTCAGACTAAAGCCAGTGTTGCTGACATGACATCACCCCATCAAAGTACTGATATTGTTAGAGATATATGCAACGGTCACGATTTGCCCATGAATCTTTCCTTGCAGCGCTCCTCTAATAAATCTAATACCGCCAGCTTGGCAAGCACTGGCAGTGTCATGAACGTGACCAGTTCTTTGCTGCAAGTTAATCAGAATATAACATTGCCAGCTACGGCCAATTCAGTGACAAGTAGTAAAGACGAAGTTGAACCAAAATTCTGCATAAAGAAAATCAAGCCTGTTACGACAAATTCGGTAAATAGTCAGTTTTCCAATGTCTCCTCCTGTGAAGTTACATTTATGGCACAAGCAAGCCACAGCAAGTCTTCATCACTACATCAGTCGCTTTTAATTGAACCTATACAACAACTATCACAGAATCATGCAAACTCTGTTGCAGATTTAGTACCACCTGCTTCTGCAGATGaagcattcgatttgcaaaaCTATGCTGCTGATGTAAATGGCCATTATACTTCGACGTCACGTGTGACAACTGACACATCTATAAGCTTACTCGACAATGAATCATTGAGTACTGCTTATGCCCTTGATACCAGATTCTCTTTTATAGCCAAGTCGACTATTCCAGAATTACCAGTTACGCTGGATCATTTCGTGTCCTCTGTACCAgatgagaaaaacaaaaaattaaacaccGTTGACTTACACAAACAAATTTGCGCTCAGTCGTTCCCAGAAGGGACTGAAGAAGTTTTTCACCCTTCCCATGTTGAGAATCCAATTTTGCCGGCTTCACTTAAATTTCCGGCTTCTGCGGCAAACAGTGCTGCCGCCAATATCCAAAGTATAATAGATCACAGTGAACTTTCTTCATCTACACAATCTGTCAGTGGTCATACGACCAATACAAGTGTTTCAACTGTCGTTGAATGTCCTGAGAACACAACATTATCACAGGTGATTTCACAACCATCCTTATCAATTTCACAAGCTAATGTCTTATCGGAAAGCGCTGCTTTATATATATCGAATGGGCCTGGTAACACAGTGGAGCCAGTGGAAGTTGCGCAAAGCTTGCCAGTAATTTTGTCACAGACAAAGCCCTCGGTTCAAGATTTGAATCGTGAAATCTGCATCCAAGACaccaacaaatgttttcaaaatatcagGGAACTTAACCAATTCAACCCCGAAAGGGCTGTTGATTCTTCATTGTATGTGTCAGAACCTTCTGTAAAAGCTCTTCAAGAGGGAAGCTGTGGCCAGCTTGAAGCCAGTTTGAGGAAGGACATTACATCAGCTAGATTGAAAGTGGCAACCACTGCTGTGCCTTCTGCTCAAAACGGTTTAGGCCGTTTCCAGGTGACCAAGGTCCAAGATAAGTTGAGCGAGATGTTCTTAGAACACCTCGAAACATTGGATATCAATTCCAATACTGAAACCAGCACTGCAAGCTTGAATCAATTAATTCCTCCTGCACGGTGCTCTTCTAACAATACAAATGGAACCAGCTTGGTAAGCATTGGCAGTATCACTAACGATACCATGACGAACATGCAACAAGTAAAACAGAATGCAAAATGGCCAGGTACATCCAACATAATGGTAACCAGCCAAAAGGGAATTGGTTCAATATGCTCCGTAAAGGAGTCCAAGTCTGTTATAGTACAATCTGTAAATAGACATCTTGCCGATGTCTTGTGTTCCCAAGCCACAGTTAAGTCACAAGCAAGCAGCAACAAGTTGTCACCACTTGCACAGTCAGCTTCCAGTGGTCAACCACAACAACAAGCACAGAGCTATACAAAATTTGTCGTCAATTCGATTCCACCTGCTTCAGTAAATGAAACCGCCCATTTTCAAAGAAACCATTTTACTGCTCATGCAAATGGTTATTCTACGGTGACCTCCAATATGACAACTGACACCCCTTCAAAACTACCAGATCACGAATTCCTGGGTAGTGATTATGCCACTTCATGTGAATCCAGTGTCCCTTCCAAGACCAAACCATCTGTCCCAGTCACACTTGGTCAGTCGGTGGCCTATATGCCAGACTCATTAATGATTCCGACAATGGAGAAAAATAAAgtgtttaacattttatcACATGCACAGTCAGCCTCAGAAAGCCCAGATAGAGAAATTCTTGGCCAAAACGTCAGTGAGCTGAAGAAAATCGAATCAGAAAACGTTGTGGAATCTGATTCTTTGTATGATATTACTCACAAGGAAAGCAATCGCTTGTTTGATGCTGGTTTAAAGGAAAACGGTTCCCCGACTGGCTTGCAAGCTGCAGCCACCTCTATGCCTGCTGCTAATACCAGTTTAAATCGATTCCAAGTGAAGAAAGTTTCAGACAAGATAAGACAGAGtttcacaaagactttcaaaaCATCACAGAcatcattgaactgctctgaGACTATGGGCCATGCTGTGGAAAATGGTGATGTCATGAATGGCAGCCATACCAATGATAAAGCACTATCAGAACATGGTAAACAATCACAGTATTCGACTCCTTTCTTTGACAGGTTCCAGATTTCACCATCTTCATTCAGTCAAGATCTTAATGGACCTGCAGAGTATATGGTGCCGAGTACAAGCCACGATCAATTGCATTTTCGTTTTCGCAAAAAATCGACTCCAATCAAGGTCCCCAAGAAACGTGATGGGGAAAGAATTCCGAACCCCTCTGAAACCTCTCATGCGAGTGACTCCATCATCCAGCAAGACCGACAATCAGACCAGCAACAGCAATACGTGATTTATCCAATGTATGTTTTGGATCCGTATGTGTTCAG CCAAGTGGAGGCACAGCAAAATCAAACCTTGAGTACCAGTAGGTATCGCAGCTCGTCTTCAAGTGTTG GTCATATCCCTACCATTCAACAATGTGTCAGTATGGAAACCCTTGGGCCGAGATATAACAAC GTCAACCAGTCTTGTCCATCAAATCATGGCCCGATGCCCATGTCTTCTCGAAGCAGAGTACTTCCAACCTATgaagatgaagaagatgatgatgatgatgaagaagatgatgatgatgatgccTTAATGAATCTCCTTAGGTC GAACCAACGTGAATTGGAGGAACTTGTGCGCAAACAAAGACTCGAGATTGACAAAGTTCAAAGATCAAAAAGAAAGCAACAAAAGAGgcttaaatatatagcaaggACAGCGAAGGGTGAAAGCAACAATGTACATATACACGATTCCTCAAGGGTAGATGCACATGTTCCGTGCACTCCATGCGCCACACAACCAACAACGTTGGACGAGCCGGGATCAGGTAAGGATGTGGTGCCGAATTTCTCCTCCAGTTAG